The Phormidium yuhuli AB48 DNA window GGATAACCTTGGGCTTTGGCCGTGGCCACGAGTTCCACGGCCCGGGCCGTGGAGAGGCGCATCAGATGAACGGGGGTTCCTAACTCAGCAACGAGTTCCAAAATCAGGGAGACGGCGGTGGTTTCAGCACTGGCGGGGATGGGAGGCAGTCCCAAACGTAGGCTCTCAGCACTGTCACGGGCCGCGCCTGATCCCATGAGACGGCGATCGCAGCCGTAGAGGGCGATGGGGAGGTTCAACCCTTGGCCATATTCCAAAATTCGCCGCAGCAGGAGTGGGTTGTTGAGGGGACGACCATCAGCAAAACCCACTACCTGGGCTTGTTTCAATTCCTGAAGTTCCGTCATGTGCTCTCCCTCACGTCCCTGGGTGAGATTGCCCCAAAGGGAAAACTGAGGTTGGGGGGGAGCTGTTTGGCGCGCTAAGGCTTGTAGCTGGGCCACTCCAGCGGCGTTGTTGACTAACTCATCCTGTTGCGCCAATAGGGCCAGGCGAGTGTAGCCCCCAGCCAAGGCGGAGCGCCTCAATCCGTCAAGGGTCTCGCGGTCTTCAAAGCCCGGTTCGGCACTGTAACTATATAGATCTACCAAACCGGGGGCCAGGATTAAGCCATCTGCCTCCAGTTCAGGACAGTCCGGGGGGATGGACTCTAGGTCAACTCCCACTTGCTCAATGCGTCCCTCTTGTAACCAGACATCGAGAATGCGATCGCACTCGCTGCTAGGATCGACCACACGAGCACGGCGAATCACCAGAGACTGAGGCGCCTGTTCGTCTGTGAACTCCAGACCCGTCATGAATCCTACTCCTCCTCAACCTGTCGTTCTCGACGTTCCATCACAAGGCACCGGCAGCAGTTTGGTCAAAGACACCATCACTGAGATGAGCGGTGATGTTCGCGCTTTGCAAGACCGCCTGGCCCCCAGACCCTTGGGGATAGTCGATGACGCTGACGCAACCATTGCCTTGTTTGAAGTTCCAGAAATGTTCAGGACCGAGGCCAAAGAGGTTACAGAGAATCGCTTTATTAACCGCATCATGGGCAACGACGATGCCGATTTCTTGTCGGTCGGCATAGGTCTGGACAATGGCATCCCAAGCGGTTTTAGCCCGTTGCCAGACTTGGTCTAGGTTTTCCCCCTCGGGCATTTGCACCGCTTCTGGGGTGACTTTCCATTGGTCCAAGAGGTCGCCATATTCGGCTTGGATTTCCGCTTCGAGTTTTCCTTCCCAGCGGCCATGGCTAATTTCTCGTAGGTCTCCGTTTTCCGCCAGGGTTACCTGGGGGTGATGTTGCAGAATCAGTTGGGCCGTTTCTTTGGGCCGCAACATGGGACTGGTGACGGCGAATTGGATGGGAATGGTTTTGAGGAAGTCGGCGACTCGTTGGCCTTGGGCCCGGCCGTTGTCGTTGAGGGGGACATCGATTTGGCCTTGGAAGCGAGATTCCCGATTCCATTGGGTTTCCCCGTGACGCACGAGGAGAATCCGCGCTCCTTTATGGCCCGGACGTACCTCGGGGAAGGGATGA harbors:
- a CDS encoding histidine phosphatase family protein, whose amino-acid sequence is MATTVILVRHGQSTYNLEQRMQGRCDKSVLTPAGQDSARLVGHALQQVSLDALYCSPLTRARETAEILCSQHSQDLQPQPSDLLLEVDLPLWEELRRDEVKDRFADDYRRWKQEPHNFSMEIPTEDGGTRSHFPIRALREQAQQFWQSLLSQHSGDTVAVVAHNGINRCLLSTALGIGAEHYQVIQQSNCNISVLRFAGGLEDIVQLESMNQVGHLGGHPFPEVRPGHKGARILLVRHGETQWNRESRFQGQIDVPLNDNGRAQGQRVADFLKTIPIQFAVTSPMLRPKETAQLILQHHPQVTLAENGDLREISHGRWEGKLEAEIQAEYGDLLDQWKVTPEAVQMPEGENLDQVWQRAKTAWDAIVQTYADRQEIGIVVAHDAVNKAILCNLFGLGPEHFWNFKQGNGCVSVIDYPQGSGGQAVLQSANITAHLSDGVFDQTAAGAL
- a CDS encoding dihydroorotase, which encodes MTGLEFTDEQAPQSLVIRRARVVDPSSECDRILDVWLQEGRIEQVGVDLESIPPDCPELEADGLILAPGLVDLYSYSAEPGFEDRETLDGLRRSALAGGYTRLALLAQQDELVNNAAGVAQLQALARQTAPPQPQFSLWGNLTQGREGEHMTELQELKQAQVVGFADGRPLNNPLLLRRILEYGQGLNLPIALYGCDRRLMGSGAARDSAESLRLGLPPIPASAETTAVSLILELVAELGTPVHLMRLSTARAVELVATAKAQGYPISASTPWTHLIWDTRDLQDYDSNLHLDPPLGTPGDRQALQAGVKSGTIDAITIDHCPYTYEEKTVAFSESPPGTVGFRVALSLLWQRFVMTQDWTALELWNALSSRPAQCLGQVPASVTPHQTAELVLFSPHLSWRVDRCSLGSQAYNTPLLGQQLHGRVQQVWCPQNTGVPVS